Proteins encoded by one window of Calidithermus timidus DSM 17022:
- the coxB gene encoding cytochrome c oxidase subunit II has translation MLRGSIVLWVTLLLGLALGQDTRVVSILDPSTAYNREVGRLLVWVMVFAVLIFAVVTGALTYTVLKFRKRGNEQGEPPQFHGNDRLEILWTVIPTLIIVIIFGLTAQSMIANAKLPAGAMTVKVTGYQFWWDYEYEGLGIRNSNELILPVGKPVIVEITSKDVIHSWWPASLVGKQDAIPGVTTRLHFTPEKEGIYYGQCAELCGASHANMRFRVIVVSQETFDRFVREAQSYRAPEPQEALARQGQSLFQQNCAACHAVKGTAAQGVIGPDLSYFGNRTTVGSGLWANTDAYLIPWIKNSPGVKPGSKMPAFPQLSDADARAIAAYIKSLRIEGLDFQDLPQF, from the coding sequence ATGCTGCGAGGAAGTATCGTCTTGTGGGTGACGTTGTTGCTGGGCCTCGCCCTGGGACAGGACACCCGAGTCGTCAGTATCCTGGATCCCTCGACCGCGTACAACCGCGAGGTGGGCCGGCTGCTGGTGTGGGTTATGGTCTTTGCTGTGCTGATATTCGCCGTAGTCACGGGGGCTTTGACCTATACCGTGCTCAAGTTCCGCAAGCGGGGTAATGAGCAGGGCGAGCCGCCGCAGTTCCACGGGAACGACCGCCTCGAGATCCTCTGGACCGTCATTCCCACCCTCATCATCGTCATCATCTTCGGCCTCACTGCCCAGAGCATGATCGCAAACGCTAAGCTGCCCGCCGGGGCCATGACCGTGAAGGTCACGGGGTATCAGTTCTGGTGGGACTATGAGTATGAGGGCCTGGGCATCCGTAACTCCAACGAACTCATCTTGCCGGTGGGCAAGCCGGTCATCGTGGAGATCACCTCAAAAGACGTAATCCACTCTTGGTGGCCGGCCAGCTTGGTGGGTAAACAAGACGCCATTCCTGGCGTGACCACCCGCTTGCACTTCACCCCGGAGAAGGAGGGCATCTACTACGGCCAGTGTGCTGAGCTGTGCGGGGCCAGCCACGCCAACATGCGCTTTAGGGTGATCGTGGTCTCGCAGGAGACCTTCGACCGTTTCGTGCGGGAAGCCCAAAGCTATCGGGCTCCTGAGCCCCAGGAGGCTTTGGCCAGGCAGGGACAGAGTTTATTCCAGCAAAATTGCGCGGCCTGTCACGCGGTCAAGGGCACCGCGGCTCAGGGGGTCATCGGCCCCGACCTGAGCTACTTCGGCAACCGCACTACGGTGGGGAGTGGGCTGTGGGCCAACACCGACGCCTACCTCATCCCCTGGATCAAGAACTCCCCTGGCGTCAAACCTGGCTCCAAAATGCCTGCCTTTCCTCAGCTCTCCGATGCCGACGCCAGGGCAATCGCGGCCTACATCAAAAGCCTCAGGATCGAGGGCCTGGACTTCCAGGACCTGCCCCAGTTTTAG
- a CDS encoding N-acetylmuramoyl-L-alanine amidase family protein, with product MRLLALVLLLATQALAFPRVGLHENFTRLVFDLPPGASYEMNTEGQTLTLRFRGVKAEALDEGVNSDQVASYQVVIGGALVEVFVRLKAGVRVQSSVLEDQQSKRLIVDITKDEAKASPAPQPKPAPAKASPKPAPPKFVVVIDPGHGGRDPGAMALCTGVTEKLVTLDVSRRMERYLEAQGVQVVLTRSGDTYPTLDDRAQMADSKKNLFISVHVNSTPGCPGQAQGIETYYFGELLNPSLLEQVIRENGGGAVGQQLTRVARSAAQRAASDILAQLNLRFSRELAYAVQRRLVQATGAVDRGVQQAPFYVLRNARIPAILVEIGFANHAIEGRRLADPGYRETIARAMGQAVIGFLGVGSVAQR from the coding sequence ATGCGATTGCTGGCGCTTGTGCTGCTACTTGCGACTCAGGCATTGGCTTTCCCGCGGGTGGGATTGCACGAAAACTTCACCCGCCTGGTCTTTGACCTACCTCCGGGCGCTTCCTATGAGATGAACACCGAGGGGCAGACCCTCACCCTGCGCTTTCGCGGGGTTAAGGCCGAGGCCCTCGATGAGGGCGTGAACTCCGACCAGGTGGCTTCCTATCAGGTGGTGATCGGTGGCGCATTGGTCGAAGTGTTCGTGCGCCTGAAGGCGGGTGTGCGGGTGCAGAGCAGCGTTCTGGAGGATCAGCAGAGCAAGCGCCTGATCGTGGACATCACTAAGGATGAAGCCAAGGCCAGCCCCGCCCCGCAGCCCAAGCCTGCCCCGGCCAAGGCCTCGCCCAAACCGGCGCCGCCAAAGTTCGTGGTGGTGATCGATCCCGGCCACGGCGGGCGCGATCCGGGTGCGATGGCTTTGTGCACCGGGGTCACCGAAAAGCTCGTCACCCTCGACGTTTCCCGGCGGATGGAGCGTTACCTCGAGGCCCAGGGGGTGCAGGTGGTGCTGACGCGCTCGGGCGACACCTACCCCACCCTCGACGATCGCGCGCAGATGGCCGACAGCAAGAAGAACCTCTTCATCTCGGTTCACGTCAACTCCACTCCGGGTTGTCCGGGGCAGGCTCAGGGCATCGAAACCTACTACTTCGGCGAGCTGCTCAACCCCAGCCTGCTCGAGCAGGTCATCCGCGAGAACGGTGGGGGAGCGGTGGGGCAGCAGCTTACCCGCGTTGCCCGGAGCGCAGCCCAACGGGCTGCGAGCGATATCCTGGCCCAGCTCAACCTCAGGTTTTCCCGCGAGCTGGCCTACGCTGTCCAAAGAAGGTTGGTTCAGGCTACCGGCGCTGTCGACCGGGGGGTGCAGCAGGCACCGTTCTACGTCCTTCGCAATGCCCGCATACCGGCCATTTTGGTCGAAATCGGCTTTGCCAACCACGCGATCGAGGGTCGTCGTCTGGCCGATCCGGGTTACCGTGAGACCATTGCCCGGGCGATGGGGCAGGCCGTGATTGGCTTCCTGGGCGTGGGGTCCGTAGCCCAGCGGTAG
- a CDS encoding LptF/LptG family permease, whose amino-acid sequence MTRLDRYLLRETLPVFAFGLVLYIGLGLLSNILARSAYVGQMPLGGLVAWLGLQVPAIVAQTLPVAVLFAVLLGYGRLARENELLVMQAGGISPRRTARWLLVGGVLLTALSFALAEWVIPWSNKQTVLTWWRSFDSNGGVFRLVGQDLPVGKMRLFFAGYDPAKNELLRVRVQQWEDRKLTVYFAEWGKLEGYALRLGEVKGFALDMDRLPPPDFGDLEQVEAFFQGYIQAQNITHSLLIRLPLSQDDLVAQFSNYSSTALDASHPPSYWLRLWLNPTASVREKVEARANLHAALAQSFAPLVLLWLALPVAIQRASSPGVALGLALVLAVGYYVLFGLGGVVSRSSVWLPEIAMWSANLLALGAGWALGRGVYR is encoded by the coding sequence ATGACCCGCCTCGACCGCTACCTCCTGCGTGAAACCTTACCCGTCTTCGCCTTCGGGCTGGTGCTCTACATCGGGCTGGGTCTGCTTTCCAACATCCTCGCCCGCAGCGCCTACGTAGGCCAGATGCCCCTGGGCGGGCTCGTGGCCTGGCTCGGCCTACAGGTGCCCGCCATCGTGGCCCAGACTCTCCCGGTGGCGGTGCTCTTCGCGGTACTGCTGGGCTATGGTCGCCTGGCGCGGGAAAACGAGCTGCTGGTGATGCAGGCTGGGGGCATCTCCCCCCGCCGCACCGCCCGCTGGCTGCTGGTGGGGGGGGTCCTGCTGACGGCGCTTTCCTTTGCCCTGGCCGAGTGGGTGATCCCCTGGAGCAACAAACAGACCGTGCTGACCTGGTGGCGCTCCTTCGACAGCAACGGGGGCGTCTTCAGGCTGGTGGGGCAGGATTTGCCGGTGGGGAAGATGCGGCTCTTCTTCGCAGGCTACGACCCCGCCAAGAATGAGCTGCTGCGGGTGCGGGTGCAACAGTGGGAGGACCGTAAGCTGACGGTCTACTTCGCCGAGTGGGGCAAGCTCGAGGGCTACGCGCTAAGGCTGGGTGAGGTCAAGGGCTTCGCGTTGGACATGGACCGCTTGCCCCCGCCCGACTTCGGCGACCTCGAGCAGGTCGAAGCCTTCTTCCAAGGCTACATCCAGGCCCAGAACATCACGCACAGCCTGCTCATCCGGCTGCCGCTGAGCCAGGACGACCTCGTAGCCCAGTTCTCCAACTACAGCAGCACCGCCCTGGACGCTTCTCACCCCCCCTCCTACTGGCTCAGGCTCTGGCTGAACCCCACCGCCTCCGTCCGGGAAAAGGTGGAGGCCAGGGCCAACCTGCACGCGGCCTTGGCCCAGTCCTTCGCGCCCTTGGTGCTGCTGTGGCTGGCCCTGCCCGTGGCCATCCAGCGCGCCAGCAGCCCCGGCGTGGCCCTGGGGCTCGCGCTGGTGCTCGCGGTGGGGTATTACGTGCTGTTTGGGCTGGGCGGGGTAGTGTCGCGCAGCAGCGTGTGGCTGCCTGAGATCGCCATGTGGAGCGCCAATCTGCTGGCCCTTGGGGCAGGTTGGGCGCTGGGACGAGGGGTCTACCGATAA
- a CDS encoding DegT/DnrJ/EryC1/StrS family aminotransferase, translating to MVPIIDLQSEYRLLKSEIDAALGRVLEAGVFVGGPEVSTLERELSDYLGVPHVVGVGSGTDALFIALRALGIGPGDEVITTPFTFIATLEAIQIAGAKPVLVDIDPTTFNLNPKLLEAAITERSRAILPVHLYGQVAPMGEIRAIAERHGLKVLEDAAQAIGARYCADGSQSTMAGALGHAAGFSLYPTKNLGAYGDAGFITTADPTVAEEARLLASHGQQARYHHVRPAGYTSRLDALQAAILRVKLPHLEGWNRRRRQIARIYDQGLKGLVQTPIQAPYALHIYHQYTIRTPERDRLQAFLKERGVGSSIHYPLPAHLQPAYRDLAPEGSLPHAEQAAREVLSLPMHPFLSDLQAEQVVEAVRAYSK from the coding sequence ATGGTTCCTATCATCGATCTGCAAAGCGAATACCGGCTGCTCAAAAGCGAGATAGACGCTGCTTTGGGGCGCGTCCTGGAGGCGGGGGTCTTCGTCGGGGGGCCGGAGGTTAGCACCCTCGAGCGCGAGCTCTCCGACTACCTCGGGGTGCCCCACGTCGTGGGAGTGGGCTCGGGCACCGACGCCCTATTCATCGCGCTGCGGGCTTTGGGCATCGGTCCAGGGGACGAGGTGATCACCACCCCCTTCACCTTCATCGCCACCCTCGAGGCCATCCAGATCGCCGGGGCAAAGCCGGTGCTCGTAGACATCGACCCCACCACCTTCAACCTCAACCCCAAGCTGCTCGAGGCCGCCATCACCGAGCGGAGCAGGGCCATCCTACCCGTTCACCTCTACGGCCAGGTGGCCCCCATGGGCGAGATCCGGGCCATCGCCGAGCGCCACGGCCTGAAGGTGCTCGAGGACGCCGCGCAGGCCATCGGGGCCCGCTACTGCGCGGACGGGTCGCAGAGCACGATGGCCGGAGCCCTGGGCCACGCCGCGGGGTTCAGCCTCTACCCCACCAAAAACCTCGGAGCCTACGGCGACGCAGGCTTCATCACCACCGCCGACCCCACCGTTGCCGAGGAGGCCCGGCTGCTGGCTTCCCACGGCCAGCAGGCGCGCTACCACCACGTGCGCCCAGCGGGCTACACCTCACGCCTGGACGCCTTGCAGGCGGCCATCCTGCGGGTCAAGCTGCCTCACCTCGAGGGCTGGAACCGGCGCCGCCGTCAAATCGCCCGCATCTACGACCAGGGCTTGAAAGGTCTGGTGCAGACCCCCATCCAGGCCCCCTATGCGCTGCACATCTACCACCAATACACCATCCGCACCCCTGAGCGAGACCGCCTGCAAGCCTTCCTCAAGGAACGCGGGGTGGGCTCGAGTATCCACTATCCCCTGCCCGCGCACCTGCAACCGGCCTACCGCGACCTGGCCCCCGAGGGTTCGCTTCCCCACGCCGAACAGGCCGCCCGCGAGGTGCTCTCGCTGCCCATGCATCCTTTCCTCTCCGACCTCCAGGCAGAGCAGGTGGTCGAGGCGGTGCGAGCCTACTCGAAATAG
- a CDS encoding M3 family metallopeptidase, translated as MTENPLLDLGFEIPFDRIKPEHVEEAIVTLIAEAQQEFEAILAVRGERTYANTLGALDRLGERLQRAFRVVAHLESVRTTPELRQAYNAILPQVTAFYSKIQLSSELYEALKAYASTPEAQRLSPTKRRFLQLTLDSFRREGAELPPEKKARLEAINTRLAELTSKYSQNVLDSTAAFELYLEEHQLSGLPHSARQAARQSAKAKGKEGWRFTLQAPSYLALMTYLDDPDIRKQVYLAYNNRATEEGRDNRPLIDEILALRQEKAKLLGYAHFADLVLEERMAKNGATAVAFERDLAERYRPYFERENEELQAFRRRLEGPHAPALEPWDVAYYAEKQRRAVYDFDEEALRPYFPLERVLEGLFELCGRVFGIRVEPAQAEGWHPEVKSYDLYDPQGRFTARFYTDWFPREDKRGGAWMNYFITGERDGVFEPHLALICGNLTPPVGDQPALLTHREVETIFHEFGHLLHHALSNVEVKSLAGTNVPWDFVELPSQIMENWCWERAALDLFARHYQTGDPIPDELFQRMQRARTYRAANNTMRQLAFGTVDLAMHIDYTPHNGDLMRYTRQIMAAFSPAPLPEDYAFIASFSHLFGSPVGYAAGYYSYKWAEVLDADAFSRFQAEGIFNPQTGRDFLEHILSKGNSDDPAQLFRNFMGRDPNPEALLRRTGLLD; from the coding sequence ATGACAGAAAATCCCCTGCTCGATCTGGGGTTCGAAATCCCCTTTGACCGCATAAAGCCCGAGCACGTCGAGGAAGCCATCGTCACGCTCATCGCCGAGGCCCAGCAGGAGTTCGAGGCCATCCTGGCCGTTCGCGGCGAGCGCACCTACGCCAACACCCTCGGAGCGCTGGACCGACTCGGTGAACGCTTACAGCGGGCTTTCAGGGTGGTGGCCCACCTCGAGAGCGTACGCACCACGCCCGAGCTGCGTCAGGCCTACAACGCCATCTTGCCCCAGGTCACCGCCTTCTACAGCAAGATCCAACTCTCCAGCGAGCTGTACGAGGCCCTCAAGGCCTACGCCTCCACACCCGAAGCCCAGCGGCTCTCACCCACCAAGCGGCGCTTCCTCCAGCTCACCCTCGATTCTTTCCGCCGCGAGGGGGCCGAGCTGCCCCCTGAGAAGAAAGCCCGCCTCGAGGCCATCAACACCCGCCTGGCCGAGCTCACCAGCAAGTACAGCCAGAACGTGCTCGATTCCACCGCCGCTTTCGAACTGTACCTGGAGGAACACCAACTCTCCGGGCTGCCACACAGTGCCCGCCAGGCCGCTCGGCAAAGCGCGAAGGCCAAGGGCAAGGAGGGCTGGCGCTTCACCTTGCAAGCCCCTAGCTACCTCGCCCTCATGACCTACCTCGACGACCCCGACATCCGCAAGCAGGTCTACCTGGCCTACAATAACCGCGCTACCGAGGAAGGCCGCGACAACCGCCCGCTCATCGACGAGATCCTCGCGCTCAGGCAAGAGAAGGCCAAGTTGCTTGGCTACGCTCACTTCGCCGACTTGGTGCTGGAGGAGCGCATGGCGAAGAATGGGGCCACCGCCGTGGCCTTCGAGCGCGACCTGGCCGAGCGCTACCGGCCCTACTTCGAGCGGGAGAACGAGGAGTTGCAGGCTTTCCGACGACGGCTCGAGGGCCCCCATGCCCCTGCCCTCGAGCCATGGGACGTGGCCTACTACGCCGAGAAGCAACGCCGGGCGGTCTACGACTTCGACGAGGAGGCCCTGCGCCCTTACTTCCCCCTGGAGAGGGTGCTCGAGGGGCTGTTCGAGCTGTGCGGGCGGGTCTTTGGCATCCGCGTCGAGCCCGCCCAGGCTGAGGGCTGGCACCCCGAGGTGAAGAGCTACGACCTCTACGATCCCCAAGGCCGCTTCACCGCCCGCTTCTACACCGACTGGTTTCCCCGTGAGGACAAGCGCGGGGGAGCCTGGATGAACTACTTCATCACCGGCGAGCGCGACGGGGTTTTCGAGCCCCACCTGGCCCTGATATGCGGCAACCTCACCCCTCCTGTCGGCGATCAACCCGCCCTGCTCACCCACCGCGAGGTCGAAACCATCTTCCACGAGTTCGGTCACCTGCTGCACCACGCACTTTCCAACGTGGAGGTCAAGAGCCTGGCCGGGACCAACGTGCCCTGGGACTTCGTCGAGCTACCCTCGCAGATCATGGAGAACTGGTGCTGGGAGCGCGCAGCCTTAGACCTCTTCGCCCGCCACTATCAAACCGGCGATCCCATCCCCGACGAGCTCTTCCAGCGCATGCAGCGGGCCCGCACCTACCGCGCCGCCAACAACACCATGCGCCAGCTCGCCTTCGGCACCGTCGATCTGGCCATGCACATCGACTACACCCCCCACAACGGCGACCTGATGCGCTACACCCGCCAGATCATGGCTGCCTTCTCCCCGGCCCCCCTGCCCGAGGACTACGCCTTTATCGCCTCCTTCAGCCACCTCTTCGGTAGCCCGGTAGGCTACGCGGCGGGGTATTACTCCTACAAATGGGCCGAGGTGCTCGACGCCGACGCCTTCTCCCGCTTCCAGGCCGAGGGCATCTTCAATCCGCAGACCGGACGGGACTTCCTCGAGCACATCCTCTCCAAAGGCAACTCCGACGACCCCGCCCAACTCTTTCGCAACTTCATGGGCCGCGACCCCAACCCCGAGGCCCTGCTGCGTCGGACGGGATTGCTGGATTAA
- the icd gene encoding NADP-dependent isocitrate dehydrogenase, with protein MSYQRIKVPAGDKITIQDGVLQVPDQPIIGFIEGDGTGPDIWRAAQPVLDAAVAKAYGGRRKIAWAEIYAGEKANEVYGQVLWLPDETLEFIREYRVAIKGPLTTPVGGGIRSINVALRQELDLYACVRPVQWFEGVPSPVRHPELVNMVIFRENTEDIYAGIEFAKDSPEVRKFLEWFEREFPQPYSKIRFPNTAGIGIKPVSQEGTHRLVEAAINYAIANDLPSVTLVHKGNIMKFTEGAFRDWGYQLAKEKYGAQDLDGGPWQVLKNPRTGRDIVIKDMIADNFLQQILLRPAEYSVVATLNLNGDYLSDALAAQVGGIGIAPGSNVNYYTGHAVFEATHGTAPKYAGKDQVNPSSVILSGEMMLRYMGWTEAADLIINAMTRTIAQGRVTYDFHRLMVAEGRQATLLKCSEFGQALIENM; from the coding sequence ATGTCCTATCAACGCATCAAGGTGCCTGCGGGCGATAAGATCACCATCCAAGACGGCGTATTGCAGGTACCTGACCAGCCCATCATCGGCTTTATCGAAGGGGATGGCACCGGCCCCGACATTTGGCGAGCCGCTCAGCCTGTGCTCGATGCCGCCGTGGCCAAAGCCTACGGTGGCCGCAGAAAAATCGCCTGGGCCGAAATCTACGCGGGTGAAAAGGCCAACGAGGTATATGGCCAGGTGCTCTGGCTGCCCGATGAAACCCTCGAGTTCATCCGCGAATACCGCGTCGCCATCAAAGGCCCGCTGACCACGCCCGTGGGTGGCGGCATCCGCAGCATCAACGTGGCCTTGCGCCAGGAGCTCGACCTCTACGCCTGCGTGCGTCCGGTGCAGTGGTTCGAGGGGGTGCCCAGCCCCGTGCGCCATCCCGAGCTGGTCAACATGGTGATCTTCCGCGAAAACACCGAGGACATCTACGCGGGAATCGAGTTTGCCAAGGATAGTCCCGAAGTCAGGAAGTTCCTCGAGTGGTTCGAGCGCGAATTCCCCCAACCCTACAGCAAAATCCGCTTTCCCAACACCGCCGGCATCGGCATCAAGCCCGTCTCACAGGAGGGCACCCATCGCCTGGTCGAGGCCGCGATCAACTACGCCATCGCCAACGACCTTCCCAGCGTGACCCTGGTGCACAAGGGGAACATCATGAAGTTCACCGAGGGGGCCTTCCGGGATTGGGGCTACCAGCTCGCCAAGGAGAAGTACGGAGCACAAGACCTCGATGGCGGCCCCTGGCAGGTCCTCAAGAACCCCCGCACCGGCAGGGACATCGTCATCAAGGACATGATCGCCGACAACTTCCTGCAGCAAATCCTGCTGCGCCCCGCCGAGTACAGCGTGGTGGCGACACTGAACCTCAACGGCGATTACCTCTCCGATGCCCTGGCCGCCCAGGTCGGCGGGATTGGGATCGCACCAGGCTCGAACGTCAACTACTACACCGGCCACGCGGTTTTCGAGGCCACCCACGGCACCGCTCCTAAGTACGCGGGCAAGGATCAGGTCAACCCCTCCTCGGTGATCCTCTCCGGCGAGATGATGCTGCGTTACATGGGCTGGACCGAGGCTGCCGATCTGATCATCAACGCCATGACCCGGACCATCGCCCAGGGCCGCGTCACCTACGACTTCCACCGCCTGATGGTGGCCGAAGGTCGCCAGGCTACGCTGCTGAAGTGCAGCGAGTTCGGGCAGGCCTTAATCGAGAACATGTGA
- a CDS encoding CPBP family intramembrane glutamic endopeptidase, giving the protein MFRVLFNIQALVLLVGVVGMAVGGYPPVREPDPLRDTLAFLALYLGLMGLERLFSRLFPSSFGVVQQLHSQIGRAFRDQQLGYNHALQLGMISGLAEEVFFRGALQSLLVSTLGLGWLGVVIQALIFAAFHPVPDRRAWSYPLFIFIAGLAFGVVYFLTGSLIPGILAHYLNNARGFYQLLDEAKRLERSENG; this is encoded by the coding sequence GTGTTTAGGGTTCTATTCAACATCCAAGCCCTGGTCTTGCTGGTTGGGGTCGTAGGCATGGCCGTGGGGGGATACCCGCCGGTGCGAGAGCCTGACCCTCTGCGCGACACCCTGGCTTTTCTGGCGCTTTACCTGGGGTTGATGGGCCTCGAGCGGCTCTTCTCCCGGCTATTCCCCTCTTCCTTCGGAGTGGTGCAGCAACTCCACTCCCAGATCGGGCGGGCCTTTCGTGACCAACAACTCGGCTACAACCATGCCCTGCAGCTGGGCATGATCTCGGGCCTGGCCGAGGAGGTATTCTTCCGCGGAGCACTGCAAAGCCTGCTGGTGAGCACCCTGGGCCTGGGCTGGTTGGGCGTGGTGATCCAGGCCCTCATCTTCGCCGCCTTCCATCCGGTCCCCGACCGCCGGGCCTGGAGCTACCCGCTGTTCATCTTCATCGCCGGGCTAGCCTTCGGGGTGGTCTATTTCCTCACCGGAAGCCTGATTCCTGGCATCTTGGCCCATTACCTCAACAATGCCAGGGGGTTCTACCAGCTGCTCGATGAGGCCAAACGGCTCGAGCGCAGCGAGAATGGCTAG
- a CDS encoding Lrp/AsnC ligand binding domain-containing protein: MITAFVLIQTKRESTAETAEAVAEIPGVAEVYSVTGEWDLVAKLSFQDFEQLDDIVTLGLRKLSGIERTQTLLAFRAYPKKLLEQGFNIGSELG, from the coding sequence ATGATCACCGCTTTCGTGCTCATCCAGACCAAGCGCGAGTCCACCGCCGAGACCGCCGAGGCCGTAGCCGAGATCCCCGGCGTGGCCGAGGTCTACTCGGTGACGGGAGAATGGGACCTGGTGGCCAAGCTCTCCTTTCAGGACTTTGAGCAGCTCGACGATATCGTGACCCTGGGCCTGCGCAAGCTCTCGGGGATTGAGCGCACTCAGACCCTGCTGGCCTTCAGGGCCTACCCCAAAAAGCTGCTGGAGCAGGGTTTCAATATCGGCTCGGAGCTGGGGTAG
- a CDS encoding metallophosphoesterase: MRVFAIADLHLSRAFPKPMAIFGPNWEGHPEAVFEEWRKVVGEDDLVIVAGDISWAMRLPEALVDLRDLGELPGIKVLLRGNHDYWWPSISRLREVLPPRMHALQHDSLMIGGVAIAGSRGWDAPGSRDFSQEDLRIYKRELERLRLSLKTVQNQPYDHLILALHYPPYSVTGGPTGFTDLIEEYRPDMVVYGHLHGADPNRLPQSWDGIPLHFVSADMIRFRPKLILETASKSSVADGQ, translated from the coding sequence GTGCGCGTCTTTGCCATCGCCGACCTTCACCTCTCCCGAGCCTTCCCCAAGCCCATGGCCATCTTCGGTCCCAACTGGGAAGGCCACCCTGAGGCGGTGTTCGAGGAATGGCGCAAGGTGGTGGGCGAGGACGATCTGGTGATTGTCGCGGGTGATATCTCCTGGGCCATGAGGCTGCCCGAGGCCCTGGTGGACTTACGCGACCTGGGCGAGTTGCCCGGCATCAAGGTGCTGCTGCGGGGTAACCACGACTACTGGTGGCCCTCCATCAGCCGCTTGCGCGAAGTCCTCCCCCCACGCATGCACGCCTTGCAACACGACTCGTTGATGATCGGCGGCGTGGCCATCGCCGGAAGCCGAGGCTGGGATGCCCCAGGCAGCCGCGACTTCAGCCAGGAAGACCTGCGCATTTATAAGCGCGAACTCGAGCGCCTGCGCCTGAGCCTCAAGACCGTGCAGAACCAGCCCTACGACCACCTGATCCTGGCCCTGCACTACCCCCCCTACTCCGTAACCGGCGGGCCGACCGGTTTTACCGACCTGATCGAAGAATATCGCCCAGATATGGTCGTCTACGGCCACCTGCACGGGGCCGATCCCAACCGGCTGCCTCAATCCTGGGACGGCATCCCGCTGCACTTTGTATCCGCCGACATGATCCGCTTCAGGCCCAAGCTGATCCTCGAGACGGCATCAAAGTCGTCCGTAGCCGATGGCCAATAG
- a CDS encoding regulatory protein RecX, which translates to MVREMAMPEESKAAQELFEYALRVLNMRPYTESALRQKLARRGPVEVVARVVERVKALGFLDDRKYAEGYARLYQGKWGAAKIRRSLEAKGVPRDIVSEVLAALEPQSDPVAEALALLERYQSRHKGDKAKAIRFLANRGFSFAAALEAWERYEAGGR; encoded by the coding sequence ATGGTGCGGGAGATGGCCATGCCCGAGGAAAGCAAGGCCGCCCAGGAGCTCTTCGAGTATGCCCTCAGGGTGCTCAACATGCGTCCTTACACCGAGTCCGCCCTGCGCCAAAAGCTCGCCCGAAGGGGCCCGGTGGAGGTGGTGGCGCGGGTCGTCGAGCGGGTCAAGGCGCTGGGCTTCCTCGACGACCGCAAATACGCCGAGGGCTATGCCCGGCTTTACCAGGGCAAGTGGGGCGCGGCCAAGATTCGCCGCTCGCTCGAGGCCAAGGGCGTGCCCAGGGACATCGTCAGCGAGGTTCTGGCAGCCCTCGAGCCCCAGAGCGACCCAGTAGCCGAGGCCCTGGCCCTGCTGGAGCGTTACCAAAGCCGCCACAAGGGCGATAAAGCCAAAGCCATCCGCTTCCTGGCCAACCGGGGCTTCTCTTTCGCGGCGGCGTTGGAGGCCTGGGAGCGTTACGAGGCGGGGGGTAGGTAG
- a CDS encoding OsmC family protein, whose product MATKRVVLHQLVGHRFLGINEQGDKVMIDGDQPASGMRPMELLLAAVAACTAYDVVDIMNKKRQPLARYRVEAVGERAEEHPKRYTHIVITHYGAGPNVTQEALLRAAQLSHEKYCSVSASLNVPVEVRAVVEPYELGQPA is encoded by the coding sequence ATGGCGACGAAGCGTGTCGTACTCCACCAACTCGTCGGGCATCGTTTCTTGGGGATCAACGAGCAGGGTGACAAGGTCATGATCGACGGCGACCAGCCAGCCAGTGGGATGCGTCCCATGGAGTTGTTGCTGGCGGCTGTGGCCGCGTGCACCGCCTACGACGTGGTCGATATCATGAACAAGAAACGCCAGCCCCTGGCACGCTACCGTGTCGAGGCGGTGGGGGAGCGGGCCGAGGAGCACCCCAAGCGCTACACCCACATCGTGATCACCCACTATGGAGCCGGGCCCAATGTGACCCAGGAAGCCCTGCTGCGTGCGGCCCAACTTTCCCACGAGAAATACTGCTCGGTTTCGGCCAGCCTTAACGTGCCGGTAGAGGTGCGGGCGGTGGTTGAGCCCTACGAGCTTGGCCAGCCTGCTTGA
- the mscL gene encoding large conductance mechanosensitive channel protein MscL gives MLRGFRDFIFRGNVVDLAVAVVIGAAFGAVVDSMVKDIITPIIGLIGGQPDFSAIRIGANAQGQGGIAIGNFLNALLSFLIKAAVIYFVIVQPMKRVMEMMKRNEASTPPPPPEDIVLLREIRDALKGRNP, from the coding sequence ATGCTCAGAGGCTTTAGGGACTTCATCTTTCGCGGCAATGTCGTGGACCTGGCGGTAGCCGTGGTCATCGGCGCAGCCTTTGGCGCGGTGGTGGATTCGATGGTCAAGGACATCATCACCCCCATCATCGGCCTGATCGGTGGCCAGCCGGATTTCTCGGCGATTCGCATCGGCGCCAATGCCCAGGGACAGGGTGGCATCGCCATCGGCAACTTCCTCAACGCCCTGCTCTCCTTCCTGATCAAAGCCGCGGTGATCTACTTCGTGATCGTGCAGCCTATGAAGCGTGTGATGGAAATGATGAAGCGCAACGAAGCTTCCACACCTCCCCCTCCCCCCGAGGACATCGTGTTGCTGCGTGAAATCCGCGACGCGCTCAAGGGTCGCAATCCGTAG